The Peribacillus simplex genome contains a region encoding:
- a CDS encoding MaoC family dehydratase N-terminal domain-containing protein: protein MFNESIGKRSTPVKNIVERGAVKKFALSIGDPHPIFIDEEIGRQSRYGTNIAPPTFPRVFDFGTIESLNLPNKGLIHGEQIYRYNRPLMVGEEITCYTEVKDYYEKKGKQGEMGFLAFKNYGTDANGEIVFTAEQLVILNETIRRMVMSK from the coding sequence ATGTTCAACGAAAGTATTGGAAAACGATCCACCCCCGTTAAAAATATAGTTGAACGGGGAGCCGTTAAGAAATTCGCATTATCGATTGGTGATCCCCACCCGATTTTCATTGATGAAGAAATTGGCAGGCAATCAAGGTACGGAACGAATATAGCTCCCCCAACTTTCCCAAGGGTGTTTGATTTTGGGACGATCGAAAGTTTAAATCTCCCGAATAAAGGATTGATTCATGGTGAGCAGATATATCGCTATAACAGGCCGCTGATGGTAGGGGAAGAAATCACCTGTTATACGGAAGTGAAAGACTATTATGAGAAAAAAGGGAAACAAGGGGAAATGGGATTTCTAGCCTTTAAAAACTATGGGACGGATGCAAATGGGGAAATTGTCTTCACTGCTGAACAGCTTGTCATTTTAAATGAAACGATTAGAAGGATGGTGATGAGTAAGTGA
- a CDS encoding MaoC/PaaZ C-terminal domain-containing protein yields the protein MTTLTELHIGDSLHSIELPPVTRLDLIKYAGASGDFNPIHTIDEEAKNAGLPGIIAHGMWTMGNLAKLFSNLYETGFIEEYKIRFKGMVFLNDVITLHADLKEKNGNRYFFNVAATNQSSKEAISGEVIFKTY from the coding sequence GTGACGACATTAACCGAACTTCATATTGGTGACTCGTTACATTCAATCGAGCTTCCGCCTGTAACGCGATTGGACCTCATTAAATATGCCGGCGCATCAGGTGATTTCAATCCCATTCATACGATTGATGAGGAAGCAAAAAATGCTGGTCTTCCCGGTATCATCGCACATGGAATGTGGACGATGGGAAACCTCGCAAAGCTTTTCAGTAATCTTTATGAAACTGGATTTATCGAAGAATACAAGATTCGCTTCAAAGGAATGGTTTTCTTGAATGATGTCATAACTCTTCATGCGGATCTAAAAGAAAAAAATGGGAATAGATATTTTTTCAATGTAGCGGCCACTAACCAGTCAAGTAAGGAAGCGATCAGTGGAGAAGTTATTTTTAAGACTTACTGA
- a CDS encoding sigma-54 interaction domain-containing protein codes for MKQDSQINLLKEWTFPALVVDSANRIKDWGTYFNQSLSQNGNNTLTEQFDEWQFLDNKRLAAAKLHDKRYLFLLMKQMDTDNFLYIGSETEFLDDLLIDAHETDKLNRALDAIIENSYDGIYITDQDGVTLYTNSAIERITGIPKEYYIGKSVDQLIKRGILNASVTHKVVKLRRTVSVVQDNFAGKETLITGSPVFNAEGEIEQVVTNIRDLSDLNELMHELTKVNELNNQYKQEIEKLRKITSKDGVVFVSDKMKMIYEIAERISDIDATVLILGETGVGKDVLARNIYNRSIRSKKGDFIKINCGAIPADLLESELFGYEGGAFTGANQKGKPGMFELAESGILFLDEVGELPLQLQVKLLRALQEREIQRIGGTKPKKIDVRIIAATNRNLSEMVKSGDFREDLFYRLNVIPITIPPLRERREDILALTDLFLTKANEQYKFSKEIDSRLKEYFYQHDWPGNVRELINIVERLVVLTDNQILSINDLPEEYQPENRNQQNLNAALTLKEAVERAEKEILTKAAQTYQTTYEIAEALDSSQATIVRKLKKYRLKVSGKE; via the coding sequence GTGAAACAGGATTCTCAGATTAATTTGCTCAAAGAGTGGACCTTTCCTGCACTAGTCGTGGATTCTGCAAATCGGATAAAGGATTGGGGCACATATTTTAATCAATCGTTAAGTCAGAATGGTAATAATACACTAACTGAACAATTTGATGAGTGGCAATTTCTCGATAATAAAAGGCTTGCAGCTGCGAAGTTGCATGATAAACGGTATTTATTTTTATTAATGAAACAAATGGATACTGACAATTTTCTATATATAGGCAGTGAAACAGAATTTTTGGACGATTTATTGATTGATGCTCATGAAACGGATAAATTGAATCGCGCACTGGATGCCATTATCGAAAATTCCTATGATGGGATATACATCACCGATCAAGATGGGGTCACGCTTTATACCAATTCGGCCATTGAACGGATCACTGGCATACCAAAAGAGTATTATATCGGCAAATCGGTGGACCAATTAATTAAACGCGGCATCTTGAATGCTTCGGTGACGCATAAGGTAGTGAAACTGAGACGGACGGTATCGGTCGTACAGGATAATTTTGCGGGAAAGGAAACATTGATTACAGGAAGTCCCGTTTTTAATGCCGAAGGGGAGATAGAGCAAGTCGTTACGAATATAAGGGATTTATCTGATTTAAATGAACTGATGCATGAGTTGACGAAAGTTAATGAGCTGAATAATCAATATAAGCAGGAAATTGAAAAACTGCGGAAGATAACAAGCAAGGATGGAGTCGTATTTGTCAGTGATAAAATGAAAATGATCTATGAGATTGCTGAAAGAATATCGGATATTGATGCGACCGTACTCATTCTGGGGGAAACGGGTGTTGGAAAGGATGTCCTTGCCCGTAATATTTATAATCGGAGCATCCGATCTAAAAAAGGGGATTTCATCAAAATAAATTGTGGGGCAATTCCCGCTGATTTATTGGAATCCGAGCTATTTGGATATGAAGGAGGGGCATTTACCGGGGCCAATCAAAAAGGCAAACCAGGGATGTTTGAGCTGGCAGAGAGTGGGATCTTATTCTTGGATGAAGTCGGTGAGCTTCCCTTGCAACTTCAAGTGAAGCTGCTTCGGGCCCTTCAGGAAAGGGAGATTCAAAGAATCGGAGGTACAAAGCCAAAGAAAATCGATGTTCGGATAATAGCAGCCACGAACCGAAATTTATCGGAGATGGTCAAATCGGGTGATTTTCGCGAAGACCTATTTTACAGGCTGAATGTCATTCCGATTACGATTCCTCCTCTAAGGGAAAGAAGAGAGGATATCTTGGCATTGACTGACTTATTTTTAACAAAGGCAAACGAACAATATAAATTCTCAAAAGAAATAGATTCGCGGTTGAAGGAATATTTTTATCAACATGATTGGCCAGGAAATGTCCGTGAATTGATTAATATAGTGGAGAGGCTCGTTGTGCTGACGGATAATCAAATATTATCGATTAACGACCTTCCGGAAGAATATCAGCCGGAAAACCGGAATCAGCAGAACCTCAATGCTGCCCTAACTTTAAAAGAAGCGGTGGAAAGGGCCGAAAAGGAAATCTTGACGAAAGCGGCTCAAACCTACCAAACTACATATGAAATCGCGGAAGCCCTTGATTCCAGTCAGGCTACAATAGTGAGGAAACTTAAAAAATACCGATTAAAGGTCAGTGGAAAAGAATAG
- a CDS encoding branched-chain amino acid ABC transporter permease gives MEILIQQLFNGLTIGSVYSLVALGLTLVYGILHIPNFAHGALYMLGGYITLSMMTLYGVNYWIAMFVSIIVVGLLGVLLERFVFRLLREAPPLHDKIAAIGILLFLEAFAQFVWGADFHTMTSPYGQVVNIMGLTFTLQRLLIIVSAIAVMVLLYLFLKKTYAGSTIIAMSQSREGASLVGININKVAMLTFMISGGLAAIASSLASPINLVFPGMGHLVILKAFVIIILGGMGSIPGAIVGGYILGFSESLGATYISNDYKDIIAFILLVVILTVKPTGLFAKGER, from the coding sequence ATGGAAATTTTGATCCAGCAGCTTTTTAATGGTTTGACGATTGGCAGCGTATATAGTCTTGTTGCCCTGGGGTTGACGCTAGTATATGGAATTTTGCATATCCCGAACTTTGCCCACGGTGCCCTATATATGTTGGGTGGATATATCACATTGTCAATGATGACATTATACGGGGTCAATTACTGGATTGCCATGTTCGTATCCATTATCGTTGTTGGTTTGTTGGGAGTCCTTTTGGAACGTTTCGTGTTCCGCCTGTTAAGGGAGGCACCTCCATTGCACGATAAGATTGCAGCAATCGGGATTCTCCTTTTTCTTGAAGCTTTTGCCCAATTTGTCTGGGGTGCCGACTTCCATACAATGACCTCTCCATACGGCCAAGTGGTCAATATCATGGGCCTGACATTCACACTTCAGCGATTATTGATCATCGTGTCAGCTATCGCGGTGATGGTTTTACTTTACCTTTTCCTTAAGAAAACTTATGCCGGTTCAACGATAATAGCGATGTCCCAAAGCCGTGAAGGGGCGTCATTGGTGGGAATCAACATTAATAAAGTCGCGATGCTTACCTTCATGATATCGGGTGGATTGGCAGCGATAGCTTCATCCCTTGCATCACCGATTAACCTTGTTTTTCCAGGCATGGGGCATTTAGTCATCCTAAAAGCATTCGTCATTATCATCTTGGGAGGGATGGGGAGCATCCCGGGGGCAATCGTAGGCGGATATATCCTAGGTTTCAGTGAGAGCTTGGGCGCAACATATATTTCAAATGATTATAAAGACATCATTGCATTCATTCTTTTAGTCGTAATATTAACCGTGAAACCAACAGGTCTTTTTGCCAAGGGGGAGAGGTAG
- a CDS encoding branched-chain amino acid ABC transporter permease, with amino-acid sequence MKILTKRNGIIALIIFAFSFPFIAQNDYYLHMLTLSFIWAIAVYGINLLSGYTGYLSLAHAGFFAIGAYSLGLLTVKAGMNFWLALIAACLITCTIGFLIGLIALRTKEHFFAIYTLCVGYIIYLVIDKWEGLTEGVRGLIGIPAPGNIGPITFDTAASQYYLVLIFLLAVILIVYRIIRSLTGRTYMAIRNSEDLAQTIGISTMKNKLTAFVLSTFFAGLAGALYASFIRFIGPDIGSTAIMFDLLMYLLVGGIGTLSGPLVGTLLLVILSQNLQFLQEYRMLIFGPLLTVIIIFYPRGIAGAFFDWQRKRKDNELSGVRSEMHIKAEEG; translated from the coding sequence GTGAAGATATTAACGAAAAGAAATGGGATTATCGCACTTATCATCTTTGCTTTTTCATTCCCCTTTATCGCGCAAAACGACTATTATCTCCATATGCTGACACTTTCGTTCATCTGGGCGATAGCTGTTTATGGAATCAATTTATTATCAGGCTATACTGGATATCTCTCGCTTGCACATGCTGGATTTTTTGCGATTGGAGCATATTCACTAGGCCTGCTGACGGTAAAAGCGGGAATGAACTTTTGGCTGGCACTTATAGCGGCATGTTTGATCACATGTACAATTGGGTTTTTGATCGGTTTGATCGCGCTGAGGACAAAGGAACACTTTTTCGCGATTTATACACTATGTGTGGGTTACATCATATATCTGGTCATCGATAAATGGGAGGGACTTACAGAGGGGGTTAGGGGATTGATAGGTATCCCTGCTCCTGGGAATATAGGGCCGATCACATTCGATACTGCAGCATCCCAATATTATCTAGTCCTCATTTTCCTGCTTGCAGTGATCTTAATCGTGTATCGAATTATACGCTCGTTGACCGGCAGGACGTATATGGCCATCAGGAACAGCGAAGACCTTGCACAAACGATTGGTATATCCACAATGAAGAATAAGTTAACCGCATTTGTCCTATCCACATTCTTTGCAGGATTGGCAGGCGCCTTGTATGCTTCATTCATTCGTTTCATTGGACCTGATATCGGATCAACTGCCATAATGTTCGATCTATTGATGTATTTATTGGTTGGTGGAATCGGGACACTTTCAGGTCCGTTGGTAGGAACATTATTGTTAGTAATCCTTTCGCAGAATTTGCAATTCCTTCAAGAATATCGAATGTTGATATTCGGGCCATTGCTTACGGTGATCATTATCTTTTATCCGCGCGGAATCGCAGGGGCCTTCTTTGATTGGCAAAGAAAGCGAAAAGATAATGAGCTGTCCGGGGTGAGGAGCGAAATGCACATAAAAGCTGAGGAGGGATGA
- a CDS encoding ABC transporter ATP-binding protein encodes MNLLIETKNLTKRFGGLAAVNNVDFTIEKGRINAIIGPNGAGKSTFFNLISGFHRPTSGTVLFKGIDITKLPANEIAGLGISRTFQTTSLFDQSTVLDNVIVGHRLRTKSNLVDAILRTKRLKREEAACKDKAMEVLDIVGLTESADRMVSSISQEEKKRTAIALALATEPEIIFLDEPAAGINPDETDGLTELIKKLNRSGLTVCLIEHKMHMIMNLADHIMVLNYGEKIAEGTPKEIRGNEAVIKAYLGGSASA; translated from the coding sequence ATGAATTTGCTAATCGAAACGAAGAATTTGACAAAGCGGTTTGGAGGATTGGCGGCTGTCAATAATGTGGATTTTACGATTGAAAAGGGTAGAATCAATGCAATAATCGGACCAAATGGTGCAGGAAAATCAACTTTTTTCAACTTGATCAGCGGCTTTCATCGACCAACTTCTGGGACGGTCCTTTTTAAAGGGATTGATATCACCAAACTTCCTGCCAATGAAATAGCGGGGCTCGGAATTTCAAGAACCTTTCAAACGACAAGCCTTTTTGATCAATCGACCGTATTGGATAATGTCATTGTCGGGCATAGACTGCGAACCAAATCCAATCTGGTGGATGCCATTCTAAGAACAAAACGATTAAAACGGGAGGAAGCGGCGTGCAAGGATAAGGCGATGGAGGTACTTGATATTGTTGGATTGACGGAATCGGCTGACAGAATGGTCTCCAGCATCTCCCAGGAAGAAAAGAAACGGACAGCCATTGCCCTTGCCCTTGCGACGGAACCGGAAATTATCTTTCTTGATGAACCTGCTGCGGGAATCAACCCGGATGAAACGGACGGCTTGACAGAACTGATTAAAAAATTGAATCGATCGGGACTGACCGTTTGTTTAATCGAGCACAAAATGCATATGATCATGAACTTGGCAGATCACATCATGGTCCTTAATTACGGGGAAAAAATCGCCGAGGGCACACCTAAGGAAATCCGCGGAAATGAAGCGGTGATTAAAGCCTATTTGGGAGGTAGTGCCAGTGCTTAA
- a CDS encoding ABC transporter ATP-binding protein: MLKLTDVAVNYGSFTAIKHVNIEVAKGEIVVLLGANGAGKSTTFRSISGISKLSKGEIHFLGMPIGGRAPDKNVREGIVQCAEGRKLFPQMTVSENLRMGAYVHRKKKAEIKDSLEYVYHLFPILKEKHHDEAGSLSGGQQQMLAIGRALMSKPKLLMLDEPSVGLAPLIVEQMFQVIEEINCEGITVLLAEQNANAALGIADKGYVFENGEIVVQGTASELLANDEVRKAYIGA, translated from the coding sequence GTGCTTAAGTTAACCGATGTCGCCGTGAATTATGGGAGTTTCACTGCGATAAAACATGTGAATATCGAAGTTGCCAAGGGAGAGATCGTTGTCTTGTTAGGAGCGAATGGGGCAGGAAAAAGCACGACTTTTCGTTCCATAAGCGGAATCAGTAAGCTGTCCAAGGGGGAAATTCATTTTTTGGGCATGCCGATAGGGGGCCGTGCCCCGGATAAGAATGTTCGGGAAGGAATCGTCCAGTGTGCCGAAGGGCGTAAACTGTTTCCACAGATGACCGTCTCGGAAAATCTGAGGATGGGTGCTTATGTGCATCGAAAGAAGAAAGCGGAGATCAAGGATTCCTTGGAATACGTCTATCACTTATTCCCGATTTTAAAAGAAAAGCATCATGATGAAGCGGGAAGCCTGAGCGGAGGCCAACAGCAAATGCTCGCAATTGGAAGAGCTTTGATGTCAAAACCGAAATTGTTGATGCTTGATGAGCCTTCGGTGGGACTCGCTCCGCTTATTGTCGAACAAATGTTTCAGGTCATTGAAGAAATAAACTGCGAAGGAATCACGGTCCTCCTAGCTGAACAAAACGCGAATGCTGCTCTCGGCATTGCAGATAAAGGATATGTTTTTGAAAATGGGGAAATTGTCGTTCAAGGGACAGCAAGTGAGTTATTAGCCAATGATGAAGTAAGGAAAGCGTATATTGGGGCCTGA
- a CDS encoding ABC transporter substrate-binding protein, with protein sequence MKKLKVLFIFLLLMITALTGCNKGDSPVSSSGSKGKSENVVNIGFSGPLSGAAALYGKRTLNGVEMAVNEINDAGGFEVDGKKYTLNLVSLDDKYLPNETGSNAKRLIQEYDTPVIFTPHSGGVLALQVFNEQEEFIIGAYTSEPAVTESGNSLTVRIPPNYEGYIEPFTTYAMEHFGKKIAALPTSSQYGKDWTEAVLPHWEKQGGKVVYNSSIDFAKETDFFTIVTNALKKDPDVLFIGGASEPTAKVAKQARELGFKGGFIIMDQAKLDQMKPIAGSYETLEGSIGVLPLMDSDEEAVPAFVEKYQKNYKEDPSSEVGLNYIAMYAFVEAMKSAGSVDDAKAIRKHMQDGLSNIGPDQKIYDIPSIDENGGFASTIVVGAVENGKVVPVR encoded by the coding sequence ATGAAAAAACTGAAAGTATTATTTATCTTTCTCCTGCTAATGATCACTGCGTTGACCGGGTGCAATAAAGGGGATAGCCCTGTGTCTAGCAGTGGCAGTAAAGGAAAAAGTGAAAATGTCGTTAACATCGGTTTTAGCGGTCCTTTAAGCGGGGCAGCAGCCTTATATGGGAAACGGACATTGAATGGTGTCGAAATGGCCGTCAATGAAATTAACGATGCTGGCGGGTTTGAAGTAGATGGTAAGAAATACACGCTGAATTTAGTATCGTTGGATGATAAATACTTACCTAATGAAACAGGGTCGAATGCTAAACGATTAATTCAGGAATATGATACGCCGGTCATTTTCACGCCTCATAGCGGAGGTGTGCTGGCACTTCAGGTTTTTAATGAACAAGAGGAATTCATCATTGGTGCATATACAAGTGAGCCGGCAGTGACGGAGAGCGGAAATTCTTTAACCGTTCGGATTCCACCGAATTACGAAGGATATATCGAACCTTTCACAACATATGCAATGGAACATTTCGGCAAGAAGATTGCGGCTTTGCCAACATCTTCGCAATACGGGAAAGACTGGACGGAAGCCGTGCTCCCGCATTGGGAAAAGCAAGGCGGAAAAGTCGTTTATAATTCCTCGATTGATTTCGCCAAAGAAACTGATTTTTTTACGATTGTCACCAATGCCTTGAAAAAAGATCCTGATGTGCTATTTATCGGTGGTGCTTCGGAACCTACGGCAAAAGTAGCGAAGCAAGCTCGGGAGCTAGGATTTAAGGGCGGTTTCATCATCATGGATCAAGCAAAGCTGGATCAAATGAAGCCGATTGCAGGTTCATATGAAACATTGGAAGGCTCGATTGGCGTTCTGCCGCTGATGGATTCAGATGAAGAAGCAGTGCCTGCTTTCGTTGAGAAATATCAAAAGAATTATAAGGAAGATCCAAGCTCCGAAGTAGGATTGAATTATATCGCCATGTATGCGTTTGTGGAGGCGATGAAATCTGCAGGCAGCGTTGATGATGCCAAGGCCATCCGTAAACATATGCAAGATGGACTTTCAAATATAGGGCCAGATCAAAAAATATACGATATTCCCTCGATTGATGAAAATGGAGGATTTGCATCAACTATTGTCGTCGGTGCAGTAGAAAACGGGAAGGTAGTCCCTGTCCGATAA
- the murQ gene encoding N-acetylmuramic acid 6-phosphate etherase — translation MEEHLRSLTTELRNEKTMNIDSANTIEIISAINKEDFKVAAAVQAVLPKIETVVEWACESLKKGGRLIYIGAGTSGRLGVLDAVECPPTFSTPPDRVLGIIAGGEKAFVRAVEGAEDKEEFGECDLIDVELTANDTVIGIAASGRTPYVRGALRYARKVGAKAVALSCNENASITEAADIGIEVVVGPEVLTGSTRMKAATAHKMVLNMISTATMIRLGKVYENLMVDVNVSNQKLKERAISIIETVTNADYDQALNTLEKASNQVKPAIVMIKTATDYEKAMELLENADGDVRKAISIYED, via the coding sequence ATGGAGGAACATTTGCGTTCATTAACGACTGAATTACGGAATGAAAAGACGATGAATATCGACAGTGCAAATACGATCGAAATCATTTCTGCAATCAATAAGGAAGATTTTAAAGTGGCAGCAGCGGTTCAGGCGGTATTGCCAAAGATTGAAACGGTGGTTGAATGGGCTTGCGAATCGTTAAAAAAAGGAGGGAGACTCATATACATCGGGGCAGGAACGAGCGGGAGACTCGGTGTTCTGGATGCCGTGGAATGTCCCCCGACTTTCAGCACACCGCCTGATAGGGTGCTGGGAATAATCGCAGGAGGGGAAAAGGCGTTTGTTCGGGCTGTTGAAGGAGCAGAGGATAAAGAAGAGTTTGGGGAATGTGATCTGATTGACGTGGAACTTACAGCAAATGATACGGTTATTGGCATCGCGGCAAGCGGCCGTACCCCTTATGTGAGGGGCGCTTTACGTTATGCAAGAAAAGTTGGGGCTAAAGCGGTGGCATTATCATGCAATGAAAACGCGAGCATCACCGAAGCAGCTGATATAGGGATCGAAGTGGTGGTCGGACCGGAAGTGTTAACAGGATCCACGAGAATGAAAGCGGCAACCGCACATAAAATGGTACTCAATATGATCTCAACTGCAACCATGATCCGGTTGGGAAAAGTCTATGAAAATCTGATGGTCGACGTTAATGTCAGTAATCAAAAATTGAAGGAGCGCGCAATAAGCATCATAGAAACTGTAACGAATGCTGATTATGATCAAGCTTTGAATACGCTTGAAAAGGCAAGCAATCAAGTTAAACCAGCGATTGTCATGATAAAAACGGCAACAGATTATGAAAAAGCGATGGAGTTGCTGGAGAATGCGGATGGAGATGTCAGAAAAGCCATCTCGATCTATGAAGATTAA
- a CDS encoding MurR/RpiR family transcriptional regulator, which translates to MATGGLSIIQTMLSKLPQSEQKLAEYILQNPHEVVNSTVQELSTSAQTSGAAVIRLCKSLGIKGFQDLKIRIAGDLMKTVEQGYRDIEPSESLYRIVEKTTSNSIQTIRDTSEIIDHDNLKQAIKLMLNAKTVHFCGVGASNIVAADAQQKLLRVNKGATAFTDMHLVATLIANADENDIVFAISFSGETPEVVNILKLAKERGVKTIGLTHYGQTTVSSLCDATLYTSHSNEAPFRSAATSSRLAQLYMIDILFLGMASEQYEETVQYIDNTRSAIKSMTKRYK; encoded by the coding sequence ATGGCTACAGGAGGATTATCCATCATACAGACAATGTTGAGCAAGCTGCCGCAATCTGAACAAAAACTAGCAGAATATATTCTACAGAATCCTCATGAAGTTGTGAACAGCACTGTACAGGAATTAAGTACGTCCGCCCAAACAAGCGGGGCTGCCGTTATTAGGTTGTGTAAATCGCTTGGAATAAAAGGGTTTCAAGATTTGAAAATAAGGATCGCTGGAGATTTGATGAAGACCGTTGAACAGGGTTACCGGGATATCGAGCCTTCCGAATCACTGTATCGGATTGTGGAGAAAACAACGAGTAATTCGATTCAGACCATTAGGGACACATCTGAAATAATCGATCACGATAATCTCAAACAGGCGATCAAACTGATGCTGAATGCTAAAACCGTCCACTTTTGCGGAGTGGGTGCTTCGAATATAGTTGCTGCTGACGCCCAGCAAAAATTACTTCGCGTCAATAAAGGGGCAACGGCTTTTACAGATATGCATCTAGTTGCAACCCTGATAGCAAATGCTGATGAAAATGACATCGTTTTTGCCATTTCATTTTCAGGGGAAACACCTGAAGTTGTCAATATATTGAAGCTGGCAAAAGAACGTGGGGTCAAGACAATCGGGCTGACTCATTATGGCCAAACAACGGTATCATCCTTGTGTGACGCCACACTGTATACATCCCATTCGAATGAGGCACCGTTTCGAAGTGCAGCAACATCCTCACGATTGGCGCAATTATATATGATCGACATTTTGTTTTTGGGGATGGCTTCAGAACAATATGAAGAGACTGTCCAATATATTGATAACACCAGGTCTGCCATTAAATCGATGACAAAGCGATATAAATGA
- a CDS encoding PTS transporter subunit EIIC, with translation MGKGDKYASLAEELLGKLGGASNVADAAHCMTRLRVLPIDRSKVNMEDIKNMEGVFGVIEEETIQIVLGPGVVNKVHTEFEKLLEASSGDLNLKEVASKNKSEIDRKNAKPFKLFLRRIASIFIPLIPALVASGLITGITKAIVQAGWLAAESQLAIILTVIGSGLFAYLGILVGTNAAKEYGGSPALGALAGILVINPAVGDISLFGENLLPGRGGLIGVLFAAIFIALVEKQVRKFIPQSLDIILTPTIALLITGIVTYIVFMPVGGFLSDAITTGLLNVLDFGGVVAGFVLGAAFLPLVITGLHQGLTPVHLELINSIGDDPLLPILAMGGAGQVGAAFAIYMKTKKASLKRAIGGGLPSGMLGIGEPLIFGVTLPLGRPFLTACLGAGVGGAFQAQFGIATSSIGVSGLPLTFLVHPNQIGLFLAGLFISYIAGFIFTYLFGFKDEMAVEFK, from the coding sequence ATGGGTAAGGGGGATAAGTACGCCAGTTTAGCAGAAGAGTTATTGGGGAAATTAGGCGGGGCTTCTAATGTTGCCGATGCTGCACATTGTATGACCAGACTCAGGGTACTGCCAATCGATCGTTCGAAAGTAAATATGGAAGATATAAAAAATATGGAAGGCGTTTTTGGCGTCATTGAAGAGGAAACGATACAAATCGTCCTCGGGCCAGGCGTGGTGAACAAGGTTCATACAGAATTTGAAAAGCTTCTGGAGGCATCTTCTGGCGATTTGAACTTAAAGGAAGTAGCCTCGAAGAATAAATCAGAGATTGATAGGAAAAACGCAAAACCGTTTAAACTTTTTTTACGCAGGATTGCAAGTATTTTCATCCCTTTAATTCCCGCCTTGGTGGCATCAGGTTTGATTACCGGTATTACAAAAGCAATCGTTCAAGCGGGCTGGCTTGCAGCAGAATCGCAATTAGCCATCATTTTAACCGTTATCGGATCGGGGCTGTTTGCCTACTTGGGGATTTTGGTTGGGACCAATGCAGCAAAAGAATACGGTGGATCGCCTGCACTTGGTGCATTAGCAGGTATCTTGGTCATAAACCCGGCCGTCGGCGACATTTCATTGTTCGGTGAAAATTTGCTCCCTGGCCGCGGTGGGTTGATAGGAGTCCTCTTTGCAGCTATTTTCATAGCCTTGGTGGAAAAACAGGTCAGGAAATTCATTCCTCAATCACTGGATATCATTTTGACGCCAACCATCGCTTTACTCATTACTGGGATTGTCACTTACATTGTATTTATGCCGGTAGGAGGGTTTTTATCGGATGCCATTACGACTGGGTTATTGAATGTTTTGGATTTCGGCGGTGTCGTAGCTGGATTCGTGCTTGGTGCGGCCTTCCTCCCTCTTGTCATTACTGGTTTACATCAAGGATTAACGCCTGTCCATCTGGAATTGATCAATTCGATTGGTGATGATCCACTGCTTCCCATTTTGGCGATGGGTGGAGCGGGCCAAGTTGGAGCGGCATTTGCCATCTATATGAAAACGAAGAAAGCAAGTTTGAAGCGAGCTATCGGAGGAGGCCTTCCTTCCGGGATGCTAGGTATTGGTGAACCCCTTATATTTGGAGTGACCCTGCCATTGGGCAGGCCTTTCTTAACTGCTTGTTTAGGAGCAGGAGTAGGTGGAGCATTCCAGGCTCAATTCGGAATCGCAACGTCGTCCATCGGTGTGTCCGGACTGCCGCTTACCTTTTTAGTTCATCCAAACCAAATCGGACTGTTTCTCGCTGGGTTGTTCATTTCCTATATAGCAGGATTTATTTTTACGTATTTGTTTGGATTCAAAGATGAAATGGCAGTTGAATTCAAGTGA